From Lepus europaeus isolate LE1 chromosome 3, mLepTim1.pri, whole genome shotgun sequence, a single genomic window includes:
- the PPIL6 gene encoding probable inactive peptidyl-prolyl cis-trans isomerase-like 6 isoform X3, producing the protein MASLQPGNPRATGCVSKSPPELPLQVKVVGLFKSSSFQIAKSAAESLKNNYPANFEDPIIVPLQEFAWNQYLQEKKRELKGDTWEYSALVMCFINDQLLGGACDLQKWAQKMWDIVDVKPPALYEALTLDYSTQFLRDTKHDFVFLDIGIDSVPIGRLVFELYSDVCPKTCENFQLLCTGKAGFSQRGVRLHYKNSIFHQIVPNGWIQGGDIVAGRGNDGESIYGPVFEGN; encoded by the exons ATGGCCAGCCTGCAGCCGGGGAATCCTCGGGCTACCGGGTGCGTCTCGAAGTCGCCGCCCGAACTGCCGCTGCAGGTGAAAGTGGTGGGGCTGTTCAAAAGCTCCAGCTTTCAGATTGCGAAAAGCGCTGCTGAG AGTCTGAAGAATAATTACCCAGCCAACTTTGAAGATCCTATAATAGTTCCACTTCAAGAATTTGCTTGGAATCAGTATCTACAGGAGAAGAAACGG GAACTCAAGGGTGACACCTGGGAATATTCTGCCTTAGTGATGTGTTTTATTAACGACCAGCTCCTGGGCGGTGCGTGTGATCTGCAGAAATGGGCTCAGAAGATGTGGGACATCGTTGATGTTAAGCCGCCTGCTCTTTACGAAGCACTGACTCTGGATTATTCCACTCAGTTCCTAAGAGACACCAAG CATGATTTTGTGTTCTTGGACATTGGAATTGATTCAGTTCCAATTGGAAGACTGGTTTTTGAG CTATACTCTGATGTATGTCCCAAAACATGTGAAAACTTTCAGCTCTTGTGCACAGGAAAAGCAGGGTTTTCTCAAAGAGGTGTAAGGCTACATTAcaaaaattcaattttccatcaAATAGTACCAAATGGTTGGATACAAGGAGGAG ATATAGTCGCGGGAAGAGGAAACGACGGAGAGTCGATTTACGGACCCGTGTTTGAAG